A region of Mycolicibacterium brumae DNA encodes the following proteins:
- a CDS encoding PaaI family thioesterase: MQFTAFNQQVAEQLQSAAETTGGLAGYLGFRHTEFTAGRLVAEMDARDDLKTPFGNLHGGCLSAMVDHCLGVVFYPVIPMGSWVATTEFKLNLLRPVSSGTCVATAEIISLGRTSGVARIDICNDGRAVCAAQGTVTVVAPKAIS, from the coding sequence GTGCAGTTCACCGCGTTCAACCAGCAGGTCGCTGAACAACTGCAGAGCGCAGCAGAAACCACGGGCGGGCTGGCCGGTTACCTCGGCTTCCGGCACACTGAATTCACTGCTGGACGGCTCGTCGCGGAGATGGACGCACGCGACGACCTGAAGACGCCTTTCGGCAACTTGCATGGCGGCTGCTTGTCGGCCATGGTCGACCATTGCCTTGGAGTGGTGTTTTATCCCGTGATTCCGATGGGATCCTGGGTCGCGACGACGGAGTTCAAACTGAATTTGCTTCGTCCAGTCTCCAGCGGAACCTGTGTAGCCACGGCTGAGATCATCTCGCTGGGCAGAACCAGCGGTGTGGCACGTATCGACATCTGCAACGACGGCAGAGCGGTGTGTGCGGCGCAGGGCACCGTCACCGTCGTCGCACCGAAGGCCATCTCTTGA
- a CDS encoding SCP2 sterol-binding domain-containing protein yields the protein MAVFRDEDEVYAFLGGIFRRGLEKEGLADKLANSGVVLRVHYTDPDAVVTVDMPNKVVETGAASTAVPNVELFMSADTGNKFWLGKVNLTMAMAKGTVRAKGPVPKLIKLIPQAKNLFPEYRLMLESQNRQDLIDA from the coding sequence GTGGCGGTATTTAGGGACGAGGACGAGGTCTATGCCTTCCTGGGCGGGATCTTTCGGCGGGGTTTGGAGAAGGAGGGTCTGGCGGACAAGCTCGCGAATTCGGGTGTGGTGTTGCGGGTGCATTACACAGATCCGGATGCGGTTGTGACGGTGGACATGCCGAACAAGGTGGTGGAGACCGGAGCGGCCAGTACCGCGGTGCCCAACGTGGAGTTGTTCATGTCGGCAGACACGGGGAACAAGTTCTGGTTGGGGAAGGTGAACTTGACGATGGCGATGGCCAAGGGAACGGTACGTGCGAAAGGTCCGGTGCCGAAGTTGATCAAGTTGATCCCGCAGGCCAAGAACCTGTTCCCCGAGTACCGGTTGATGCTGGAGAGCCAGAATCGGCAGGACCTCATCGATGCGTGA
- a CDS encoding 2Fe-2S iron-sulfur cluster-binding protein has translation MAVVTFVSHGGEKYEAPLEEGQSLMRVATNNAVPGIDGDCGGEAACGTCHVIVDPQWSDRVGLSGANEEEMLAMNPERQPTSRLSCQMQVSEAWDGLIVHLPEFQL, from the coding sequence ATGGCAGTTGTCACATTTGTCTCCCACGGCGGCGAGAAGTATGAGGCGCCTCTCGAGGAAGGTCAGTCACTGATGCGGGTCGCGACCAACAATGCGGTGCCCGGCATCGACGGCGACTGCGGAGGCGAAGCCGCGTGCGGCACCTGCCATGTGATCGTCGATCCGCAATGGTCCGATCGGGTCGGCCTCTCCGGGGCCAATGAAGAGGAGATGCTCGCGATGAACCCCGAGCGTCAGCCGACCTCCCGGCTGTCCTGCCAGATGCAGGTCTCTGAGGCGTGGGACGGTTTGATCGTCCATCTGCCCGAGTTCCAACTGTGA
- a CDS encoding TetR/AcrR family transcriptional regulator, whose protein sequence is MVGTTMEDIGRTAGVSRATVYRYFPNREAVMSGVIIRAAERYLDRINPRIAEHTDLGSALVDFVEYTVEAARREEIIGLLFGSDEELAGVGLAAGTSTSLFELVTEFLRPIFRRHWSYVEPGVSVDDAAEWVLRTILSLLTVRGPRERSRDGLRTFLSRFLLPAILASDHCRPM, encoded by the coding sequence GTGGTAGGCACGACCATGGAGGACATCGGCAGAACAGCGGGTGTCTCCAGGGCAACGGTGTATCGCTACTTCCCTAATCGGGAGGCGGTGATGTCGGGCGTCATCATTCGCGCCGCCGAGCGCTATCTCGATCGCATCAACCCCCGGATCGCGGAGCACACCGATCTGGGCTCCGCTCTCGTCGATTTCGTGGAATACACAGTTGAGGCCGCGCGCCGCGAAGAGATCATCGGATTGTTGTTCGGCAGCGACGAGGAACTCGCCGGCGTTGGCCTCGCGGCGGGGACCTCGACGTCACTCTTCGAACTCGTCACCGAGTTTCTCCGTCCCATCTTCAGGAGACACTGGAGTTACGTAGAACCGGGCGTCTCCGTCGACGACGCCGCCGAGTGGGTTCTCCGCACGATACTGAGCCTGCTGACTGTTCGAGGACCGCGGGAGCGCAGTCGTGACGGGCTCCGGACATTTCTTTCAAGGTTTCTCCTTCCCGCAATCCTGGCGAGCGACCATTGTCGACCGATGTGA
- a CDS encoding cytochrome P450: protein MDRIIQGAHLYDRTRRWVTGTNGEKIFIERPIPPADEVELTDIDLSNPFLYRQGRWKSYYERLRNEAPVHYQAHSAFGPFWSVTRHADIVAVDKNHEVFSSEPFIVIGSPPRFLDIAMFIAMDPPKHDRQRQAVQGVVAPKNLREMEGLIRERVVDVLDALPLGEPFNWVQHVSIELTARMLATLLDFPFEQRRKLVQWSDLATSMEQANGGPSDNDEIFRGMVDMARGLSAHWRDKAARTAAGELPGFDLITMLQSDESTKDLIDRPMEFLGNLVLLIVGGNDTTRNSMSGGVLALNEFPDQFEKLKANPELIPNMVSEIIRWQTPLAHMRRIAKADTVLNGQFIRKGDKVLMWYASGNRDERVFDRPDDLIIDRANARNHISFGFGVHRCMGNRLAEMQLRILWEELLPRFENIEVVGEPEYVQSNFVRGISKLMVRLTPKGGA from the coding sequence ATGGACCGAATAATCCAGGGCGCCCACCTCTACGACAGAACGCGGCGCTGGGTCACCGGCACCAACGGTGAAAAAATCTTCATCGAGCGACCGATCCCGCCGGCTGACGAGGTTGAACTGACCGACATCGACCTTAGCAATCCTTTCCTCTATCGTCAGGGTCGCTGGAAGTCCTATTACGAGCGCCTACGCAACGAGGCTCCCGTGCACTATCAGGCCCACAGCGCGTTCGGCCCGTTCTGGTCGGTGACGCGGCATGCCGACATCGTGGCCGTCGACAAGAACCACGAGGTCTTCTCCTCCGAGCCGTTCATCGTCATCGGGAGCCCGCCGCGCTTCCTCGACATTGCGATGTTCATCGCGATGGACCCCCCAAAACACGACCGGCAACGGCAGGCTGTCCAGGGTGTGGTCGCACCGAAGAACCTGCGTGAGATGGAGGGCCTCATCCGCGAGCGGGTGGTAGACGTGCTCGACGCTCTGCCGCTTGGCGAACCGTTCAACTGGGTGCAGCACGTCTCGATCGAGCTAACCGCGCGCATGCTGGCCACGCTGCTGGACTTCCCGTTCGAGCAGCGGCGCAAGCTCGTCCAATGGTCCGATCTCGCCACCTCCATGGAGCAAGCCAACGGTGGGCCCTCGGACAACGACGAGATATTTCGCGGCATGGTCGATATGGCTAGAGGTCTCAGCGCTCACTGGCGGGACAAGGCAGCCCGGACAGCTGCCGGAGAGCTGCCCGGCTTCGATCTGATCACCATGTTGCAGAGCGACGAGAGCACCAAGGACCTGATCGATCGCCCGATGGAGTTCTTGGGCAACTTGGTATTGCTGATCGTGGGTGGCAACGATACGACCCGCAATTCCATGAGCGGTGGTGTTCTGGCGCTGAACGAGTTCCCTGACCAGTTTGAGAAGCTGAAGGCGAACCCCGAGCTGATCCCCAACATGGTCTCGGAGATCATCCGGTGGCAAACCCCGCTCGCGCATATGCGCCGGATCGCCAAGGCCGACACTGTGCTCAACGGGCAGTTCATCCGCAAGGGCGACAAGGTCCTGATGTGGTACGCCTCGGGCAACCGCGACGAGCGCGTGTTCGATCGGCCCGATGACCTGATTATCGATCGGGCCAACGCCCGTAACCACATCTCCTTCGGTTTCGGCGTGCACCGCTGTATGGGTAACCGGCTGGCCGAGATGCAGTTGCGGATCCTGTGGGAGGAGCTGCTTCCGCGGTTCGAGAACATCGAGGTCGTCGGTGAGCCCGAGTACGTGCAGTCCAACTTCGTGAGGGGGATCAGTAAGCTGATGGTCCGCCTCACCCCGAAAGGTGGCGCATGA
- a CDS encoding fatty acid--CoA ligase, translated as MQDVALTVPAIVAHASAVHGDREVLTARGPRQISGVSYREVGERAARLANALRQIGIRGDERVATLQWSNQEHLDCYAAVPSMGAVLHTLNLRLPPEQLTWIANHAEDRVIIVDSTVLALLAAALPSMTSVRTVLVTGTGDLAAVEGCGKDVLRYDDVVAAQSSTFEWPDVDERSAAAMCYTSGTTGHPKGVVYSHRSTWLHSQAACTSNALGIGHDDTVLAIVPMFHANAWGLPYAAMMAGAQLLLPDRFLQAGPLVEMIEAVRPTMAGAVPTIWTDVLHYLRDNPGHDVSSLKMVACGGSAVPRSLMTAYDELGIRIVQAWGMTETSPLASVALPRSSDTPERSLHLRATQGRVVAGVQARIVDDSGAEQPWDGKSVGEIQVRGPWITQSYYENDSPAASPDGWLRTGDVGTISADALIALTDRSKDVIKSGGEWISSVELENELAAHPAVRTATVIGVPDDKWQERPLAVVVLAADRTATAAELTEFLRARVAKWWLPERWAFVTDIPLTSTGKFDKKKLRRQFADGDLIIETLA; from the coding sequence ATGCAGGACGTTGCGTTGACTGTGCCCGCGATCGTGGCCCATGCTTCGGCAGTCCATGGCGATCGCGAGGTGCTGACTGCGCGCGGACCCCGGCAGATCTCTGGGGTGTCCTATCGCGAGGTGGGTGAGCGTGCGGCACGGTTGGCAAATGCTTTGCGCCAGATCGGCATCCGTGGAGATGAGCGTGTCGCGACGCTGCAATGGAGCAACCAGGAGCATCTGGACTGTTACGCGGCGGTGCCGTCGATGGGCGCGGTGCTGCATACGTTGAACCTGCGGCTGCCGCCGGAACAGCTGACGTGGATCGCCAATCATGCCGAGGATCGGGTGATCATCGTCGACAGTACGGTGCTTGCCCTTTTGGCGGCGGCGTTGCCGTCGATGACCTCGGTGCGCACGGTGCTAGTGACCGGAACCGGCGATCTTGCCGCGGTCGAGGGGTGCGGAAAGGACGTCCTACGGTACGACGATGTGGTGGCCGCCCAGTCGAGTACGTTCGAGTGGCCCGATGTCGATGAGCGGTCGGCTGCAGCGATGTGCTATACGAGCGGTACCACCGGGCACCCGAAAGGTGTTGTCTACAGCCATCGTTCGACGTGGTTGCACTCTCAGGCGGCGTGCACCTCGAATGCCTTGGGCATCGGTCATGACGACACGGTGTTGGCGATCGTTCCGATGTTCCACGCCAACGCGTGGGGGTTGCCGTATGCGGCGATGATGGCCGGCGCGCAGCTTCTGCTGCCTGACCGTTTCCTGCAGGCGGGGCCTTTGGTGGAGATGATCGAGGCGGTGCGGCCGACGATGGCGGGGGCGGTGCCGACAATCTGGACCGATGTTCTGCATTACTTGCGCGACAATCCTGGCCATGACGTGAGTTCGCTGAAGATGGTGGCCTGCGGTGGTTCGGCGGTTCCGCGGTCGTTGATGACCGCCTATGACGAGCTGGGCATCCGCATTGTGCAGGCTTGGGGGATGACTGAGACTTCCCCGCTGGCCTCGGTCGCTCTGCCGCGGAGTTCTGATACCCCGGAGAGGTCGCTTCACCTGCGCGCAACCCAAGGCCGGGTGGTGGCCGGTGTGCAGGCCCGCATCGTCGATGACAGCGGTGCAGAACAACCGTGGGACGGAAAATCGGTGGGGGAGATTCAAGTCCGCGGCCCGTGGATCACTCAGTCGTATTACGAGAATGACAGTCCGGCGGCGTCGCCGGACGGGTGGTTGCGTACCGGGGACGTCGGGACGATCAGCGCGGACGCGCTCATCGCGCTGACCGACCGCTCCAAGGATGTCATCAAGTCCGGGGGCGAATGGATCTCCTCGGTGGAATTGGAGAACGAGTTGGCCGCTCACCCTGCGGTGCGCACCGCCACGGTGATTGGAGTGCCCGACGACAAGTGGCAGGAACGGCCGCTGGCGGTGGTCGTCCTGGCTGCCGACCGCACCGCCACCGCGGCGGAGCTGACCGAATTTCTGCGTGCGCGGGTGGCCAAGTGGTGGCTACCGGAACGGTGGGCGTTCGTCACCGACATTCCGCTGACTTCCACTGGCAAGTTCGACAAGAAGAAGCTGCGCCGCCAGTTCGCCGACGGTGACCTCATCATCGAGACGCTGGCGTGA
- a CDS encoding helix-turn-helix transcriptional regulator: MLESPAFDPDAVARLRNIMAREGTDEATLIQRDIQAPLRWFREAYPGLDIDQATLLGFALAEQAQLTSFGPLSVPLVSAGSVAEIVELLTYLPLITTAVKAQFHPDDQGLTVGLWGHTSDRALDCLAVTYAGLALLRLLDMLVRAAPTLTLHLSWPAPAALKDREDDLTAGRLFFDAPMSFLHVPADTLNEVCRFSDPVAYRLAIVDLQRTLDQRSETTSFSEKVRRLLQKEPGRRSKHWFAHELSMSTSTLKRRLSEEETTFRELRQAFLRERAMLQLLDRSLSVSEIATDLGYSDLANFSHAFKRWTGRSPSEFRLSPH; encoded by the coding sequence ATGCTCGAGAGCCCGGCGTTTGACCCAGACGCCGTCGCGCGGCTTCGCAACATCATGGCTCGCGAAGGAACCGACGAGGCGACGCTGATTCAGCGTGATATCCAGGCCCCGTTACGGTGGTTTCGTGAGGCGTACCCCGGTCTAGACATCGATCAGGCAACGCTGCTCGGATTTGCGTTAGCCGAACAGGCACAGTTGACGTCCTTCGGCCCGCTGAGTGTTCCGCTGGTCAGCGCGGGCTCAGTGGCCGAGATCGTAGAGCTGCTGACTTATCTGCCGTTGATCACGACGGCTGTCAAAGCACAGTTTCATCCAGATGACCAAGGCCTCACCGTCGGGCTCTGGGGACACACCAGCGATCGTGCCCTGGACTGCCTCGCCGTCACGTACGCCGGGTTGGCGTTGTTGCGACTGCTGGACATGCTCGTCCGTGCGGCGCCGACCCTCACACTCCACTTGAGTTGGCCAGCGCCCGCCGCCTTGAAAGATCGCGAGGACGACCTTACCGCCGGGCGCCTGTTCTTCGACGCTCCGATGTCCTTCCTCCATGTTCCCGCGGACACGCTCAACGAGGTGTGCCGGTTCTCCGATCCCGTCGCATACCGACTCGCCATCGTCGATCTGCAGCGAACTCTCGACCAGCGGAGCGAAACCACGTCGTTCTCGGAGAAGGTGAGACGGCTGCTGCAGAAGGAGCCCGGACGCCGAAGTAAACATTGGTTCGCACATGAGCTGTCGATGTCCACCAGCACACTCAAGCGGCGCCTCTCCGAAGAGGAGACCACCTTTCGCGAGTTGCGCCAAGCATTCCTGCGCGAGCGCGCGATGCTGCAGCTACTCGACCGATCCCTATCGGTGAGTGAGATCGCCACGGATCTCGGATACAGCGACCTCGCCAACTTCTCACACGCCTTCAAGCGATGGACCGGCCGCTCTCCGAGCGAGTTTCGGCTCTCACCACATTGA
- a CDS encoding alpha/beta fold hydrolase, whose protein sequence is MSANRAHDSSAPVVERVPTVDGLSLAVDFYRCDGPRAVVLLLHGGGQSRHAWDVTAQRLHQRGYTVAAYDARGHGDSDWDPDGRYDIERLGSDLLAVRAYAGSARPVAAIGASLGGLTILGTHLLAPSELWQAVVLVDITPRMQMHGARRVLSFMSAHPEGFDSLESAADVIAAYNPHRPRPENVDGLQKVLRRRGDGRWAWRWDPAFATSNFQFLQSDSDDGAEEFEMMSAFLVDGARQVSAPALLVRGLLSDIVSEETVKDFLTLVPHAQTVDVSGAGHMVAGDNNDAFSTAVVDFLDRTV, encoded by the coding sequence ATGTCTGCAAACAGAGCACATGATTCGTCCGCTCCTGTCGTCGAGCGCGTGCCCACGGTGGATGGGCTCTCGCTGGCGGTCGACTTCTACCGCTGTGACGGACCGCGGGCGGTCGTGTTGCTCCTTCACGGCGGTGGTCAGAGCCGGCACGCCTGGGATGTCACCGCCCAACGATTGCATCAGCGGGGCTACACCGTTGCCGCCTACGACGCAAGGGGACATGGTGACAGCGACTGGGATCCAGACGGACGCTATGACATCGAACGGCTGGGGTCCGACCTGTTGGCCGTGCGCGCGTACGCCGGCTCCGCCCGCCCAGTTGCCGCGATCGGGGCATCGTTGGGCGGTTTGACCATCCTCGGCACGCACTTGCTCGCCCCATCGGAGCTATGGCAGGCCGTCGTCCTGGTTGACATCACTCCGCGAATGCAGATGCACGGCGCCCGCCGAGTCCTATCGTTCATGTCGGCCCATCCCGAAGGTTTCGACAGCCTAGAGTCGGCCGCTGACGTGATCGCCGCCTACAACCCGCACCGCCCTCGCCCCGAAAACGTCGACGGCCTTCAAAAAGTCCTCCGCCGACGTGGAGACGGTCGCTGGGCCTGGCGATGGGATCCGGCGTTTGCGACGTCGAATTTTCAGTTCCTGCAGAGTGATTCAGACGACGGCGCAGAGGAGTTCGAGATGATGAGCGCATTCCTTGTCGATGGCGCGCGACAGGTGTCCGCGCCGGCGCTGCTGGTCCGCGGCCTGCTGTCGGACATAGTCTCCGAAGAGACAGTGAAGGATTTCCTCACCTTGGTTCCCCACGCGCAAACCGTTGACGTGTCGGGCGCGGGCCACATGGTTGCTGGCGACAACAACGACGCATTCTCGACGGCGGTCGTCGACTTTCTCGACCGTACCGTTTGA
- a CDS encoding NAD(P)/FAD-dependent oxidoreductase: MTVQRAVIAGASHAGTQLAASLRREGWDGEIVLVGDESALPYQRPPLSKSYLADKCELAELAIRNSDFYAKQRIRLLDATVAAVDRSAGHVVLSTGDALPYDKLALCTGARPRRLPTPGADLAGVFYLRTAADGEMIREAAGPGRRAVIVGGGYIGLETAASLRALGLEVTLLEATGRVLERVTAPEVSEFFDRIHREEGVNIRTGTLVEALSGDGRVREVILAGGESIPADLVIVGIGVEPNTELAATAGLVVDNGVVIDDQARTSDPDIVAAGDCASHDMARYGRRIRLESVPSAAEQAKVAAATVCGKSKKIAALPWFWSDQYDLKLQIAGLNTGYDEVVLSGDPTRERDFTCFYLRAGELLAADCINRPRDFMFSKRVITQQVAVERAELVLAGSD, encoded by the coding sequence ATGACCGTGCAGCGAGCGGTCATCGCGGGGGCCAGCCACGCGGGCACCCAGCTCGCCGCCAGTCTTCGCCGAGAAGGGTGGGACGGCGAAATCGTCCTCGTCGGCGATGAGTCGGCGTTGCCCTACCAGCGGCCCCCGCTGTCCAAGTCGTACCTGGCCGACAAATGCGAACTGGCCGAACTCGCGATCCGCAACTCGGATTTCTACGCCAAGCAGCGGATCCGACTCCTGGATGCGACGGTGGCGGCGGTCGACCGCTCGGCTGGTCATGTCGTGCTGAGTACCGGCGACGCACTGCCCTACGACAAGCTCGCGCTGTGCACTGGCGCCCGGCCTCGTCGGCTCCCCACCCCGGGAGCGGACCTGGCCGGAGTCTTCTACCTACGCACCGCCGCGGACGGCGAGATGATCCGAGAGGCCGCCGGCCCCGGGCGTCGGGCGGTGATCGTCGGCGGCGGCTACATCGGACTGGAGACAGCCGCCTCGTTGCGTGCACTGGGTCTGGAGGTCACCCTGCTCGAGGCGACCGGGCGCGTCCTTGAACGGGTCACCGCCCCGGAGGTATCGGAGTTCTTCGACCGGATCCACCGGGAGGAGGGCGTCAACATCCGGACGGGCACGCTGGTCGAGGCTCTGTCCGGCGACGGCAGGGTCCGCGAAGTAATCCTGGCCGGTGGCGAATCAATTCCCGCCGACCTCGTCATTGTCGGCATCGGCGTGGAGCCGAACACCGAGCTCGCCGCCACCGCGGGCCTGGTCGTCGACAACGGCGTCGTGATCGACGATCAGGCCCGGACTAGCGACCCCGACATCGTGGCCGCCGGGGACTGCGCCAGCCACGACATGGCCCGTTACGGCCGTCGCATCCGCCTGGAGTCCGTGCCGAGCGCGGCCGAGCAGGCCAAGGTCGCCGCCGCGACCGTCTGTGGGAAGTCCAAGAAGATAGCGGCCCTTCCATGGTTCTGGTCAGATCAATACGACCTCAAGCTCCAGATCGCCGGTCTCAACACCGGGTACGACGAGGTCGTCCTCAGCGGCGACCCGACCCGGGAGCGCGACTTCACCTGCTTCTACCTCCGTGCCGGCGAGCTTCTTGCCGCCGACTGCATCAACCGCCCCCGCGACTTCATGTTCAGCAAGCGGGTCATCACGCAGCAAGTCGCCGTCGAACGGGCCGAACTGGTGCTCGCCGGCTCGGACTGA
- a CDS encoding TetR/AcrR family transcriptional regulator produces MREQVLRATRELTIEKGWEQVRVSEVAELVGVSRPTLYKEFGDKQGLGDALVVAEGQRFLEGIHAILAEHTGDVQGGITAAVRFTLREAEASPLLKSVLTSSHSGDDRAGAPTTGVLPLLPTSASLLQLSSAALVAWFHDHFADLDSEDVEEVADVLVRLTVSHVVLPSADIATTGARISRVALRYLGVGYR; encoded by the coding sequence ATCCGCGAGCAGGTCTTGAGGGCGACACGGGAACTCACCATTGAGAAGGGCTGGGAACAAGTCCGAGTGAGTGAGGTCGCCGAACTTGTCGGCGTCTCCCGACCGACGCTATACAAGGAGTTCGGCGATAAGCAGGGACTTGGTGACGCGCTCGTGGTGGCCGAGGGTCAGCGCTTCCTGGAGGGTATCCACGCCATCCTCGCCGAACACACCGGCGACGTTCAGGGCGGCATCACCGCAGCGGTGCGGTTCACCCTGCGTGAAGCAGAAGCCAGTCCGCTCCTGAAGTCGGTGCTGACGTCCAGCCACTCAGGGGATGATCGCGCCGGTGCGCCGACGACGGGCGTTCTTCCTCTCCTGCCGACATCGGCGTCCCTGCTCCAGCTCTCCTCCGCGGCTTTGGTCGCGTGGTTTCACGACCACTTCGCCGATCTCGACTCCGAAGACGTCGAGGAGGTCGCAGACGTTCTGGTGCGGCTCACCGTGAGTCACGTCGTCCTTCCCTCCGCGGACATCGCCACCACGGGTGCGCGGATCTCGCGGGTGGCGCTCCGCTACCTCGGCGTTGGCTATAGATAG
- a CDS encoding IS1380 family transposase, with protein MKKSTSSYPALSVEATGTGIVSHAGAVLLTRTADATGLSSTLTRALTPWRKPLATHDPGKVLLDLAISLAVGGDCLADIAVLREQPAVFGRVASDPTVSRLIATLAADAPAALSAIDSARAQARATAWAAAGDNAPDHGRTVADPLAIDIDATLVTAHSDKESAAPTYKRGYGFHPLCAFADHGPDGTGEPLAIMLRSGNAGANTAADHKTVLQQALEQIPGISGYRVGKTVLVRTDTAGGTHEFLNYLHARRLAYSVGFGLTETIAAAVDQIPEQAWTPAYDSAGGVRDGAWVAELTGLIPLAGWPPGMRVIIRKERPHPGAQLRFTDRNGLRLTAFATNTARGQVPDLELRHRRRARCEDRIRAAKDTGLANLPLHGFDQNRIWCALVQLACELTAWTQMITLAGHQARRWEPKRLRLRLFSVAARITRHARRTRLPLSATAPWSELLVTATAKLQPG; from the coding sequence GTGAAGAAGTCTACGTCGTCCTATCCTGCGTTGTCCGTGGAGGCCACCGGAACCGGGATCGTGTCTCATGCCGGGGCGGTTCTGCTGACACGCACCGCCGATGCGACCGGGTTGAGCAGCACCTTGACCAGGGCGTTGACACCGTGGCGCAAACCCCTGGCCACTCACGATCCGGGCAAGGTCCTCCTCGATCTGGCGATCAGCCTGGCTGTGGGTGGGGATTGCCTGGCCGATATCGCGGTGCTGCGCGAACAACCCGCCGTCTTCGGGCGGGTGGCCTCAGATCCGACAGTGTCACGGCTGATCGCCACCTTGGCCGCCGACGCCCCGGCGGCGTTGTCGGCGATCGACTCCGCCCGCGCCCAGGCGAGGGCAACCGCCTGGGCCGCCGCCGGAGACAACGCCCCCGATCACGGGCGCACAGTCGCTGATCCGCTGGCCATCGACATCGACGCCACCCTGGTCACCGCGCACTCGGACAAAGAGTCCGCCGCGCCAACGTATAAGCGCGGCTATGGGTTTCACCCGTTGTGCGCGTTCGCCGACCACGGCCCCGACGGGACGGGGGAACCCCTGGCCATCATGCTCCGCAGTGGCAATGCCGGGGCGAACACCGCCGCCGACCACAAGACGGTGCTCCAACAGGCACTGGAACAAATCCCCGGGATCAGCGGGTATCGGGTGGGCAAGACGGTGCTGGTGCGCACTGACACCGCCGGCGGCACCCATGAATTCCTGAACTATCTGCACGCCCGACGGCTGGCGTACTCGGTCGGGTTCGGGCTCACCGAGACCATAGCCGCCGCCGTCGACCAGATACCCGAGCAGGCGTGGACCCCGGCCTATGACAGCGCCGGCGGCGTGCGCGACGGGGCGTGGGTCGCCGAGCTCACGGGCCTGATCCCCCTGGCCGGCTGGCCGCCCGGGATGCGCGTCATCATCAGAAAGGAACGCCCGCACCCGGGAGCCCAGTTGCGGTTCACCGACCGAAACGGCCTGCGACTGACCGCATTCGCCACCAACACTGCTCGCGGACAAGTCCCCGACCTGGAATTGCGGCACCGCCGCCGCGCACGCTGCGAAGACCGGATACGGGCCGCCAAAGACACCGGCCTGGCCAATCTCCCGCTGCACGGGTTCGATCAGAACCGCATCTGGTGCGCCCTGGTCCAACTCGCCTGCGAGCTCACCGCGTGGACCCAGATGATCACCCTGGCCGGCCACCAAGCCCGACGCTGGGAACCCAAACGCCTCCGCCTGCGCCTGTTCAGCGTCGCCGCGAGGATCACCCGCCACGCCCGAAGGACACGACTACCCCTCTCGGCCACCGCGCCCTGGTCCGAACTGCTGGTCACCGCCACCGCCAAGCTGCAACCCGGATAA